In Microbulbifer celer, a single window of DNA contains:
- a CDS encoding SDR family oxidoreductase, with amino-acid sequence MAEEKVALIMGGGSGMGAAAARRLAQGGYRIAILSSSGKGEALAKELGGVGVTGSNQSLDDVKQVVDLTMATWGRIDALVNSAGHGPRAPILDLTDEDWHQGMEVYFLSAVRPIRLVAPIMEAQGGGAIVNISTTWAFEPSSVFPTSVVFRAGLASFTKLFAGAYAAKNVRMNNVLPGWIDSLPEVHERRDSVPMGRYGTVEEIADTVAFLLSEGAGYITGQNIRVDGGVTRSI; translated from the coding sequence ATGGCTGAAGAAAAAGTTGCACTCATCATGGGCGGTGGATCTGGTATGGGAGCCGCTGCCGCGCGCAGGCTGGCTCAAGGTGGCTACCGTATCGCCATTCTCTCGTCGTCGGGCAAGGGCGAGGCGCTGGCCAAGGAATTGGGCGGTGTCGGTGTCACCGGCTCGAACCAGTCACTCGATGACGTGAAGCAGGTCGTGGATTTGACGATGGCGACATGGGGGCGGATCGACGCACTGGTCAATTCCGCTGGTCATGGCCCGCGCGCACCGATTCTCGACCTCACTGACGAGGACTGGCACCAAGGCATGGAGGTCTACTTCCTGAGCGCCGTGCGCCCGATCCGTCTGGTGGCGCCGATCATGGAAGCGCAGGGTGGAGGTGCCATTGTCAACATTTCGACTACCTGGGCTTTCGAGCCGTCCAGCGTATTCCCGACCTCGGTGGTATTCCGGGCGGGCCTTGCCAGCTTCACCAAACTCTTTGCAGGTGCCTATGCGGCGAAAAATGTCCGTATGAACAATGTGCTGCCCGGCTGGATCGACAGTCTTCCCGAGGTCCACGAGCGCCGCGACAGCGTGCCGATGGGTCGCTATGGAACTGTCGAGGAAATCGCAGACACCGTGGCCTTTTTACTGTCGGAAGGTGCGGGCTACATCACCGGCCAGAATATCCGCGTCGATGGCGGTGTGACCCGCTCCATCTGA
- the rsmG gene encoding 16S rRNA (guanine(527)-N(7))-methyltransferase RsmG, with amino-acid sequence MEQFRPRLLQAAEQLELNLSEEQQDKLLAYLDLFARWNAAYNLSAVREPAEMLERHIIDSLSVVNLCGQSPDDQSPLIDVGSGGGVPGIPLAIIHPERPISLLDSNGKKSRFQFQVASQLKLANINVVNQRVEAYQPEELYAGVVSRAFASLSDMVNGSDHLLAPGGRFYAMKGKLPEDELSALPKGFKVDQLQPLSVPGCEAERHLIVLCRE; translated from the coding sequence ATGGAACAATTCCGCCCCCGCCTGCTACAGGCTGCCGAACAACTCGAACTGAACCTGAGCGAAGAGCAGCAGGACAAGCTGCTGGCCTATCTCGACCTGTTTGCCCGCTGGAACGCGGCCTACAACCTCTCCGCCGTACGCGAACCGGCAGAGATGCTCGAGCGCCACATCATCGACAGCCTGAGCGTGGTCAACCTGTGTGGGCAGAGCCCCGACGACCAGTCTCCCCTGATCGATGTCGGCTCCGGCGGCGGTGTGCCCGGGATTCCGCTCGCCATCATCCACCCCGAGCGCCCCATCAGCCTGCTCGACAGCAATGGCAAAAAATCCCGCTTCCAATTCCAGGTCGCCAGTCAGCTGAAACTGGCCAATATCAACGTCGTCAACCAGCGGGTCGAGGCCTACCAGCCCGAGGAGCTGTACGCCGGCGTGGTCTCGCGGGCCTTCGCCTCCCTGTCGGATATGGTCAACGGCAGCGACCATCTGCTGGCCCCCGGGGGGCGCTTTTACGCGATGAAAGGCAAGCTTCCGGAAGATGAGTTGAGTGCATTGCCAAAAGGCTTTAAGGTCGATCAGCTGCAGCCCCTCTCCGTACCGGGCTGTGAGGCGGAACGCCACCTGATCGTTCTCTGTCGCGAATAG
- the mnmE gene encoding tRNA uridine-5-carboxymethylaminomethyl(34) synthesis GTPase MnmE — protein sequence MSQQSLSKDTIAAVATPPGRGGIGVIRLSGPNARAIGEQLCGRTFKPRFAHYCDFTHDDRLLDQGLALFFPGPNSFTGEDVVELQGHGGPVILDILLDALLQLGARQARPGEFSERAFLNDKLDLAQAEAIADLIDAGSAQAAQNALRSLQGAFSEKIEDLAEKLTHLRIYVEASIDFPEEEIDFLADGKVAADIEALLAQLDGVEAQARQGAIMREGMQVAIAGRPNAGKSSLLNALAGKDTAIVTDIAGTTRDVLREHIHIDGMPLHIADTAGLRDSPDRVEQIGIQRAWEEIRAADRILLVADARELDTLDPDRAWPEFTRQLPDPEKLTLVVNKIDLSEYSAGLLAHSDGIPIVAISAKTGAGIDALRDHLKQCMGYSAGNEGNFSARRRHLDALTRARALIVNGQAQLTSSGAGELLAEDLRQAQLALGEITGAMTADELLGKIFGSFCIGK from the coding sequence ATGTCCCAGCAAAGCCTCAGCAAAGACACCATTGCCGCCGTCGCCACCCCGCCGGGCCGTGGCGGTATCGGTGTGATTCGCCTGTCCGGCCCGAACGCCCGGGCGATTGGCGAGCAACTGTGCGGCAGAACCTTCAAACCGCGCTTTGCCCACTACTGCGACTTTACCCACGACGACCGCCTGCTCGATCAGGGGCTGGCGCTGTTCTTCCCGGGACCGAACTCCTTTACCGGTGAGGACGTGGTGGAACTTCAGGGCCACGGCGGGCCGGTGATTCTGGATATCCTGCTCGACGCCCTCCTCCAACTAGGCGCCCGCCAGGCCCGTCCGGGGGAGTTTTCCGAGCGCGCGTTTCTCAACGACAAGCTGGATCTGGCCCAGGCGGAGGCCATTGCGGACCTGATTGACGCCGGCAGCGCGCAGGCGGCGCAGAACGCACTGCGTTCACTGCAGGGTGCTTTTTCCGAAAAAATCGAAGACTTAGCGGAAAAACTAACCCATCTACGCATCTATGTCGAAGCGTCGATCGATTTTCCAGAAGAAGAAATCGATTTTCTCGCCGACGGCAAGGTGGCGGCAGATATCGAAGCGCTGCTGGCACAACTGGACGGGGTAGAGGCCCAGGCACGCCAGGGAGCGATCATGCGTGAGGGGATGCAGGTCGCCATTGCCGGCCGACCCAATGCGGGCAAGTCGAGTCTGCTGAATGCGCTGGCGGGGAAAGACACCGCGATTGTGACCGACATCGCCGGCACTACTCGCGATGTGTTGCGGGAACATATTCATATCGATGGCATGCCGCTGCACATTGCCGACACCGCGGGTCTGCGGGACTCTCCGGATCGGGTAGAGCAGATCGGAATTCAGCGCGCCTGGGAAGAGATCCGTGCGGCCGACCGCATACTGCTGGTGGCGGATGCGCGTGAGCTGGATACCCTGGACCCGGATCGGGCCTGGCCGGAATTCACCCGCCAGCTACCGGATCCGGAAAAACTCACCCTGGTAGTGAACAAGATTGACCTTAGCGAATACAGCGCCGGGCTGCTGGCCCACAGCGACGGGATACCGATTGTGGCCATCAGCGCCAAAACCGGCGCCGGTATCGACGCCCTGCGGGATCACCTGAAACAGTGCATGGGCTACAGCGCCGGCAACGAGGGCAACTTCAGTGCCCGCCGCCGCCACCTGGACGCCCTGACCCGTGCTCGCGCGCTGATCGTCAACGGTCAGGCACAACTCACCAGCAGTGGCGCCGGCGAATTGCTGGCGGAAGATCTGCGTCAGGCGCAGCTGGCGCTGGGAGAGATCACCGGCGCCATGACCGCGGATGAATTACTGGGCAAGATTTTCGGCAGTTTCTGTATCGGGAAGTAA
- a CDS encoding F0F1 ATP synthase subunit B: protein MNINLTLIGQSITFLAFVWFCWKFVWPALLGVMQEREQKIATGLQEAERAGKDLELAQRKAAEQLKEAKAQAAEIIDGANKRANQIVEEAKEAARSEGDRLKAAAQAEIEQEVNRAKEQLRARVATLSVAGAEKILSVNIDAKAHDDLIEKLAAEL, encoded by the coding sequence GTGAATATCAACCTGACTCTGATCGGCCAGTCGATCACCTTTCTCGCCTTTGTTTGGTTCTGCTGGAAATTTGTCTGGCCGGCCTTGCTGGGTGTTATGCAGGAACGTGAGCAGAAAATTGCCACCGGTCTGCAAGAAGCCGAGCGCGCGGGGAAAGATCTGGAACTGGCTCAGCGCAAAGCTGCCGAGCAACTGAAAGAAGCCAAAGCCCAGGCTGCTGAAATCATCGATGGTGCCAACAAACGCGCCAATCAGATCGTTGAAGAAGCCAAAGAGGCCGCGCGCAGCGAAGGCGATCGCCTGAAAGCTGCCGCCCAGGCGGAAATCGAACAGGAAGTAAACCGTGCGAAAGAACAGCTTCGCGCGCGTGTTGCCACCCTGTCTGTTGCCGGCGCCGAGAAAATCCTCTCGGTCAATATCGATGCCAAGGCGCACGATGACCTGATCGAGAAACTGGCAGCCGAGCTGTAA
- a CDS encoding LysR substrate-binding domain-containing protein, whose amino-acid sequence MVPSRRKLPPLNALRAFEVSGRRLSFRAAAEELGVTQGAVAQQVRALEEHLGLALFQRLPRGLALTPSGAAYLMDVTRAFDTLGDATGRLLEQPDTVTISVTPTFAAKLLIPRLAELNAALPGVELRTVATEAISDFERDQVDIAVRLTRPPFPSGLEAKLLFHQELVAVASPHLVKDLPLPLSAAQLKARPLLHDALDHWPMFLRADGKLPGAVFNQTTLALDAALAGQGIALACRAFVAADLEAGRLVQVTDETMIKEPSFFLVRKRSSLPLAPRDAVWDWCVAWLSLRVD is encoded by the coding sequence ATGGTGCCATCCCGCCGCAAGCTCCCCCCTCTCAATGCCCTGCGTGCCTTCGAGGTCTCGGGCCGCCGACTGAGTTTCCGGGCCGCTGCCGAAGAGTTGGGCGTCACCCAAGGCGCCGTCGCGCAGCAGGTGCGCGCGTTGGAAGAGCACCTGGGCCTGGCCCTGTTCCAGCGCTTGCCGCGCGGCCTCGCCCTGACGCCATCGGGTGCGGCTTACCTGATGGACGTGACCCGCGCCTTCGATACGCTCGGGGACGCCACCGGACGACTCCTGGAGCAACCGGACACTGTCACGATCAGTGTTACGCCGACCTTCGCCGCGAAACTGTTGATCCCTCGTCTAGCCGAGCTGAACGCCGCGCTACCCGGCGTGGAGTTGCGCACGGTCGCCACCGAGGCTATCTCCGATTTTGAGCGCGACCAGGTGGACATCGCGGTGCGGCTAACCCGCCCCCCGTTCCCATCCGGGCTGGAGGCCAAGCTGCTGTTCCACCAGGAGCTGGTCGCGGTCGCGAGCCCCCATCTGGTTAAAGATTTACCGCTCCCTCTCTCAGCCGCACAGCTTAAGGCGCGTCCGCTCTTGCATGACGCGCTCGATCATTGGCCGATGTTTCTGCGTGCCGACGGCAAGCTGCCCGGTGCGGTATTCAACCAGACGACACTGGCGCTGGATGCAGCTCTGGCTGGCCAGGGCATCGCCTTGGCATGTCGAGCGTTTGTGGCGGCGGATCTTGAGGCGGGGCGTCTAGTGCAGGTCACGGATGAAACTATGATCAAAGAGCCCAGCTTTTTCCTCGTCCGCAAGCGGTCATCTTTACCTCTTGCCCCGCGGGATGCGGTATGGGACTGGTGCGTGGCCTGGCTCTCGCTCCGTGTCGATTAG
- a CDS encoding MFS transporter — translation MMSEHNRQSPHFQGWVLLAGLILMAACLRAPVTGVGPLIGMLQQELRMDAATAGLLTTLPLLMFSLGSLFAATLARRWGLGVTIFGALLAVVAGVMLRSAGSVMALFAGTAVIGAGIALGNVLLPSVVKTDFPDRVPMATSLSGIAMGVAGAIASVCVVPLALWFGWQVGLAAIALVPLAALAVWALRAPPEVSPSSVEHTSGAALWRSPLAWQITFFMGFNSLMFYSMASWLPEILAENGFSAVMAGTLHGEMQLASALPGLFLAPVIARFSDQKLMAVAMALLMSAALLGLLSYPGWAALWVAAFGFGSSGCFLLAMMFMAFRTHSPIQAASLSGMAQFLGYLLAATGPTLAGGLHEQWSSWQAPLLAGVGITLLMALCGAMAGRDRKIAVS, via the coding sequence ATGATGTCCGAGCACAACCGTCAGTCGCCACACTTCCAGGGCTGGGTGCTGTTGGCCGGTCTGATCCTGATGGCGGCCTGTCTGCGCGCGCCGGTGACCGGGGTGGGGCCTTTGATTGGTATGCTGCAGCAAGAGCTGCGGATGGATGCGGCGACGGCTGGCTTGCTGACAACACTGCCACTACTGATGTTCAGCCTCGGGTCACTGTTTGCCGCGACGCTTGCGCGCAGGTGGGGGTTGGGCGTAACCATTTTTGGGGCGCTACTGGCCGTTGTCGCTGGCGTTATGTTGCGCTCTGCGGGCTCGGTAATGGCGCTGTTTGCGGGCACAGCGGTGATCGGTGCCGGTATCGCGCTGGGGAATGTGTTGTTGCCCAGTGTGGTGAAGACTGACTTTCCCGACCGGGTGCCCATGGCCACCAGTCTCAGCGGTATCGCCATGGGGGTAGCCGGTGCTATTGCCTCGGTCTGTGTGGTACCGCTGGCGCTGTGGTTTGGATGGCAGGTGGGGTTGGCGGCGATTGCGCTGGTGCCCCTCGCAGCGCTGGCGGTGTGGGCGCTGCGGGCACCTCCCGAAGTGAGCCCATCCTCGGTAGAGCACACCTCCGGGGCCGCCCTGTGGCGCTCTCCGCTCGCCTGGCAGATCACCTTCTTTATGGGCTTCAACTCTCTGATGTTTTACTCCATGGCCAGTTGGCTGCCAGAGATCCTGGCGGAGAATGGGTTTTCCGCGGTGATGGCGGGGACATTACACGGTGAGATGCAGCTGGCATCGGCGCTGCCGGGCTTGTTTCTGGCGCCGGTGATTGCCCGCTTCAGCGATCAGAAACTGATGGCGGTAGCCATGGCGCTGTTGATGAGTGCCGCATTATTAGGGCTGTTGTCTTATCCCGGCTGGGCGGCACTGTGGGTGGCGGCGTTTGGTTTTGGGTCCAGCGGCTGCTTCCTGCTGGCGATGATGTTTATGGCGTTTCGTACCCATAGCCCGATACAGGCCGCGAGCCTGTCTGGGATGGCACAGTTTCTCGGCTACCTGCTCGCGGCCACCGGCCCCACCCTGGCCGGGGGGCTGCACGAGCAGTGGAGCAGTTGGCAGGCGCCGTTGTTGGCGGGGGTGGGGATAACCCTGTTGATGGCACTGTGTGGTGCCATGGCCGGACGCGACCGCAAGATCGCGGTCTCGTAA
- a CDS encoding ATP synthase subunit I, giving the protein MRNPPVVKISLIQLTVVLLAAAALELTQGREIAVSALSGGLLCVLPNLYFGLRAFELLGPGRRDVRGAHASQRTVASFYRAETGKFVLTLMGFAAIFATIRPLNGAVLFVSYGLCVILQWILVVRLTAKK; this is encoded by the coding sequence ATGCGCAACCCCCCGGTAGTAAAGATTTCGTTGATTCAGCTGACAGTTGTTTTGTTGGCTGCGGCGGCGCTCGAACTGACGCAGGGTCGAGAAATTGCAGTCTCGGCCCTCAGTGGCGGCCTGTTGTGTGTGCTGCCCAATTTATATTTCGGCCTGCGTGCCTTCGAGCTCCTGGGGCCCGGACGCCGCGACGTGCGCGGTGCGCACGCAAGCCAGCGCACGGTAGCCAGTTTTTACCGTGCCGAAACCGGCAAGTTCGTTCTGACGCTGATGGGATTTGCGGCCATTTTTGCCACCATCAGGCCGCTCAATGGGGCGGTATTGTTTGTCAGTTACGGGCTGTGCGTGATTTTGCAATGGATTCTAGTGGTGCGCCTGACTGCAAAGAAGTAG
- a CDS encoding ParB/RepB/Spo0J family partition protein, with protein sequence MAAKRKGLGKGLSHLISNHANEAMAVAAGERNGDVTERVDGELRDLPIEFLQRGRYQPRRDFPQESLQELADSIRAQGIMQPIVVRPIGEHKFEIIAGERRWRAAQLAELDKVPALVREVTDEAAIAMALIENIQREDLNPVEEAIALKRLQDEFELTQQQVAEAVGKSRTAVTNLLRLLSLTDEVRTFLERGDIETGHAKALLGLTGETQRNAARQVVERGLTVRQTEALVRRLHDQAGKPAPKKAPVDPNIRRLSERLAEKVGVPVTIDHGEKGAGKLVLKYTSLDELDGILAHLGYSED encoded by the coding sequence ATGGCCGCCAAACGCAAAGGCCTGGGCAAAGGACTCTCCCACCTGATCAGCAATCACGCCAATGAAGCCATGGCGGTTGCCGCCGGTGAGCGCAACGGTGATGTCACCGAGCGCGTTGACGGCGAGCTGCGCGATCTGCCGATTGAATTCCTGCAGCGCGGCCGCTATCAGCCGCGCCGCGATTTTCCGCAGGAGTCCCTGCAAGAGCTGGCGGACTCCATTCGCGCCCAGGGCATCATGCAACCCATCGTTGTGCGCCCGATTGGTGAGCACAAGTTCGAGATCATCGCCGGCGAGCGCCGCTGGCGCGCGGCGCAGCTGGCGGAACTGGACAAAGTGCCGGCGCTGGTGCGCGAGGTGACCGACGAGGCCGCCATCGCCATGGCGCTGATCGAGAACATCCAGCGTGAAGATCTGAACCCGGTGGAAGAAGCCATTGCCCTCAAGCGCCTGCAGGATGAGTTCGAACTCACCCAGCAGCAGGTGGCAGAGGCGGTGGGCAAGTCCCGCACCGCGGTGACCAATCTTCTGCGCCTCCTCAGTTTGACCGACGAGGTTCGGACCTTCCTGGAGCGTGGCGATATCGAAACCGGGCACGCCAAGGCGCTGCTCGGGCTAACCGGCGAGACGCAACGCAATGCGGCCAGGCAGGTGGTCGAGCGCGGTCTCACCGTCCGCCAGACCGAAGCACTGGTGCGTCGCCTGCACGATCAGGCGGGTAAACCCGCACCGAAAAAAGCCCCCGTTGACCCCAACATCCGTCGCCTCAGCGAGCGGCTGGCGGAAAAAGTGGGTGTGCCGGTGACCATCGATCACGGAGAAAAAGGTGCCGGCAAGCTGGTACTCAAATACACCAGCCTGGATGAGCTGGATGGCATTCTTGCCCACCTCGGCTATAGCGAGGACTGA
- the atpE gene encoding F0F1 ATP synthase subunit C, which translates to MEALGLVYVAAALLIGLGALGTAIGFGTLGGKLLEGSARQPEQAPALQGKMFLMAGLLDAVPMIGVGIAMYLIFAVAPGLV; encoded by the coding sequence ATGGAAGCATTAGGTCTGGTATACGTAGCTGCTGCACTGCTGATCGGTCTGGGCGCACTGGGTACTGCTATCGGTTTCGGCACCCTGGGTGGCAAGCTGCTGGAAGGTTCCGCGCGTCAGCCGGAACAGGCTCCCGCTCTGCAGGGCAAAATGTTCCTGATGGCAGGTCTGCTCGACGCCGTACCGATGATCGGTGTTGGTATCGCTATGTACCTGATTTTCGCTGTCGCACCTGGTTTGGTTTGA
- the mnmG gene encoding tRNA uridine-5-carboxymethylaminomethyl(34) synthesis enzyme MnmG has product MEYPTQYDVIVIGGGHAGTEASLAAARMGSRTLLLTHNIETLGQMSCNPAIGGIGKSHLVKEVDALGGAMAEATDLGGIQFRVLNARKGPAVRATRAQADRALYKAAIRHILENQPNLDIFQQAADDLLVENDRVTGVVTNAGLRFRGKAVVITAGTFLGGRIHIGLDSHSGGRAGDPPSIALAERLRALPFRVERLKTGTPPRIDARSVDFSGLEEQWGDEPLPVMSYLGSREQHPRQVCCWITHTNEQTHDIIRGGLDRSPMYSGVIEGIGPRYCPSIEDKVHRFADKNSHQIFIEPEGLTTNELYPNGISTSLPFDVQMDLVRSIKGFENAHITRPGYAIEYDFFDPRDLLPSLETKFIGGLFFAGQINGTTGYEEAAAQGLLAGANAALQAQDREAWAPRRDEAYLGVLVDDLITSGTKEPYRMFTSRAEYRLLLREDNADLRLTEKGRELGLVDDRRWQAFCDKREAIALEQQRLKDTWVQPGTDAAKSVEQKLPQPLAREYSLQDLLKRPELTYSDVAGLKGEAVTDEKVAEQVEISAKYAGYIDRQRDDIERLQAYEDTPLPVDFDYSAVSGLSNEVIQKLTDARPDTLARAGRVPGVTPAAVSLLLIQLKKRGLLGRKKAV; this is encoded by the coding sequence ATGGAATACCCCACTCAGTATGATGTGATCGTCATCGGCGGCGGACATGCCGGCACCGAGGCCAGCCTCGCTGCCGCACGCATGGGATCCCGTACCCTGCTGCTGACCCACAACATCGAGACCCTGGGCCAGATGTCCTGCAACCCGGCGATTGGCGGTATCGGCAAAAGTCATCTGGTGAAGGAAGTCGATGCGCTCGGCGGTGCCATGGCGGAAGCGACGGATCTCGGCGGTATCCAGTTCCGGGTATTGAACGCCCGCAAAGGCCCTGCCGTGCGCGCCACTCGCGCCCAGGCGGATCGCGCGCTGTACAAGGCGGCGATCCGCCACATTCTGGAAAACCAGCCCAATCTGGACATTTTCCAGCAGGCCGCCGACGACCTGTTGGTGGAAAACGACCGCGTAACCGGCGTCGTGACCAACGCCGGCCTGCGCTTCCGTGGCAAGGCGGTGGTGATTACCGCCGGTACCTTCCTCGGCGGCCGTATCCATATCGGCCTCGACAGCCACTCCGGTGGTCGCGCCGGCGATCCGCCATCCATCGCCCTCGCCGAGCGCCTGCGCGCGCTGCCGTTCCGTGTGGAGCGACTCAAAACCGGCACCCCGCCGCGCATCGATGCGCGCTCGGTGGATTTCTCCGGGCTGGAAGAGCAATGGGGTGACGAGCCGCTGCCGGTGATGTCCTATCTCGGATCCCGGGAACAGCATCCGCGCCAGGTGTGCTGCTGGATCACCCACACCAACGAGCAGACTCACGACATCATCCGCGGCGGCCTGGACCGCTCGCCCATGTATTCCGGCGTGATCGAGGGCATCGGCCCACGCTACTGCCCGTCCATCGAAGACAAGGTGCACCGCTTTGCGGACAAGAACAGCCATCAGATCTTCATTGAACCGGAAGGCCTGACCACCAACGAGCTCTACCCCAACGGGATTTCCACCAGCCTGCCGTTCGACGTGCAGATGGACCTGGTGCGCTCGATCAAGGGGTTCGAAAACGCGCATATCACCCGTCCCGGCTACGCCATCGAATACGATTTCTTTGACCCGCGGGATCTGCTGCCATCACTGGAAACCAAATTTATCGGTGGTCTGTTCTTCGCCGGCCAGATCAATGGCACCACCGGTTACGAAGAAGCCGCCGCCCAGGGCCTGCTGGCGGGCGCCAATGCCGCGCTGCAGGCGCAGGACAGAGAGGCCTGGGCCCCGCGCCGCGATGAGGCTTATCTGGGCGTGCTGGTGGACGACCTGATCACCAGCGGCACCAAAGAGCCCTACCGCATGTTTACCAGCCGCGCGGAATACCGCCTGCTGCTGCGGGAAGACAATGCCGACTTGCGCCTGACCGAGAAAGGCCGCGAGCTGGGCCTGGTGGACGATCGCCGCTGGCAGGCGTTCTGCGACAAGCGCGAGGCCATCGCCCTGGAGCAGCAACGTCTCAAAGACACCTGGGTTCAGCCGGGTACCGATGCGGCGAAATCCGTGGAGCAGAAACTCCCGCAACCGCTGGCGCGCGAGTACAGCCTGCAGGATCTGCTGAAGCGCCCGGAGCTGACTTACAGCGATGTCGCCGGTCTCAAGGGAGAGGCGGTGACGGATGAAAAAGTCGCCGAGCAGGTGGAGATCTCGGCCAAATATGCCGGTTACATCGATCGCCAGCGCGACGATATCGAGCGTCTGCAGGCCTACGAAGACACCCCGCTGCCGGTGGATTTCGACTACTCCGCGGTATCGGGGCTGTCTAACGAGGTGATCCAGAAATTGACTGATGCGCGGCCGGATACGCTGGCGCGTGCCGGCCGTGTGCCCGGGGTTACTCCGGCGGCGGTATCGCTGTTGCTGATTCAGCTGAAGAAGCGTGGGTTGTTGGGGCGTAAAAAAGCGGTCTGA
- a CDS encoding ParA family protein: MSKIFAVANQKGGVGKTTTCVNLSASLVANKRRVLMVDLDPQGNATMGSGVDKSELQLSSYDVLASLLPIKKAIVPTNSGFDLLPANGDLSAAEVELLEMDGRESRLRQALVDVNDEYDYILIDCPPSLNMLTVNALCAAGGVLVPMQCEYYALEGISALLETIGQIQQAANPALQIEGVLRTMYDPRNSLTSDVSDQLSEYFGDRLYRTCIPRNVRLAEAPSFGQPALEYDRNSKGAIAYLALAGEITRRHAAKPNEANQNSGQRPVAEAV; this comes from the coding sequence TTGAGCAAGATTTTCGCGGTAGCCAACCAGAAAGGTGGCGTGGGCAAAACCACCACCTGTGTAAACCTCTCGGCATCTCTCGTCGCCAACAAGCGCCGGGTGCTGATGGTCGACCTGGACCCCCAGGGCAATGCCACCATGGGTAGCGGCGTCGACAAAAGTGAGTTGCAACTGTCCAGCTACGACGTGCTCGCCAGCCTGCTGCCGATCAAGAAAGCCATCGTGCCCACCAACAGTGGTTTCGACCTGCTGCCTGCCAATGGCGACCTGTCCGCCGCCGAGGTGGAACTGCTGGAGATGGACGGCCGCGAATCCCGACTGCGCCAGGCGCTGGTGGATGTGAACGACGAATACGACTACATCCTTATCGACTGTCCACCGTCCCTGAATATGCTTACCGTGAACGCCTTGTGTGCCGCCGGCGGCGTGCTGGTGCCGATGCAATGCGAATACTATGCGCTGGAGGGCATTTCCGCGCTGCTCGAAACCATTGGTCAGATCCAGCAGGCGGCCAATCCGGCGTTGCAGATCGAAGGCGTGCTGCGCACCATGTACGATCCACGCAACAGTCTGACCAGCGATGTCTCCGATCAGCTTTCCGAGTATTTCGGTGATCGTCTCTATCGCACCTGTATCCCGCGCAACGTGCGCCTGGCGGAGGCCCCCAGTTTTGGGCAGCCGGCGCTGGAATACGATCGCAACTCCAAAGGTGCCATCGCCTATCTCGCCCTCGCCGGCGAGATCACCCGCCGCCATGCGGCGAAGCCGAACGAAGCCAATCAGAACAGCGGCCAACGGCCGGTAGCGGAAGCGGTTTAA
- the atpB gene encoding F0F1 ATP synthase subunit A produces the protein MAAEQTATGYIQHHLQNLAYGKLPAGYTRADGTVLSEPTWTVASSSQEAADMGFWALHLDTLGWSIGLGLLFCFLFARGAKKATTGVPTGFQSFVELVVDFIDKVVKDTFPHRNTMVAPMALTIFVWVFLMNLMDLIPVDWLPMAFAQGASAITGADPHNVFFKVVPTTDLNATLGMALAVFALMIFFSIKEKGVLGFIKELTLHPFHSGKWYIDIFLIPFNFLLEAVSLIAKPVSLGLRLFGNLYAGEMIFILIAIVFGVGALGFIGAAFLQMGWAIFHILVITLQAFVFMVLTTVYMAMAHDREDEHAHDQ, from the coding sequence ATGGCTGCCGAACAAACCGCAACGGGTTACATACAACACCACCTGCAAAATCTGGCATACGGTAAGCTCCCGGCGGGATACACCCGCGCGGATGGCACCGTGCTCTCTGAACCTACCTGGACTGTAGCAAGCAGCTCTCAGGAAGCCGCAGATATGGGCTTCTGGGCGTTGCACCTGGATACCCTTGGCTGGTCCATCGGTCTGGGCCTGCTGTTCTGTTTCCTGTTCGCCCGTGGCGCGAAAAAGGCGACCACTGGCGTGCCCACCGGCTTTCAGAGTTTTGTGGAGCTGGTTGTCGACTTTATCGACAAGGTAGTTAAGGATACTTTCCCCCACCGCAACACCATGGTCGCCCCGATGGCGCTTACCATCTTTGTGTGGGTGTTCCTGATGAACCTGATGGACTTGATCCCGGTGGACTGGCTGCCAATGGCTTTCGCCCAGGGCGCCTCGGCGATCACCGGAGCCGATCCGCATAACGTGTTCTTTAAAGTGGTTCCCACCACCGACCTGAATGCCACTCTCGGTATGGCGCTTGCGGTATTCGCGCTGATGATCTTCTTCAGCATCAAGGAAAAAGGCGTGCTCGGCTTTATCAAAGAGCTGACCCTGCACCCGTTCCATTCCGGCAAGTGGTACATCGATATCTTTCTTATTCCGTTCAACTTCCTGCTGGAGGCGGTTTCCCTGATTGCCAAGCCGGTCTCTCTCGGACTGCGTCTGTTCGGCAACCTCTACGCTGGCGAGATGATTTTCATCCTGATCGCCATCGTATTCGGTGTCGGCGCTCTCGGGTTTATCGGCGCCGCGTTCCTGCAGATGGGCTGGGCCATTTTCCATATCCTGGTTATTACCCTACAGGCCTTTGTATTCATGGTGTTGACCACCGTGTACATGGCCATGGCACACGACCGGGAAGATGAACACGCGCACGACCAGTAA